Proteins encoded in a region of the Anopheles aquasalis chromosome 2, idAnoAquaMG_Q_19, whole genome shotgun sequence genome:
- the LOC126569763 gene encoding papilin isoform X1 yields the protein MMRYTTLLVLLVTLQLSFTESRRFGPRHKRQHSSNLYQPESFIIPGGEGSRNERWSDWGAPSNCSRPCGGGVAYQERECLDTDASGTPSCTGGTKKYFSCNTQDCPEREQDFRKQQCSEFNDVPFEGHRYQWVPYTRAPNPCELNCMPFGERFYYRHRSKVIDGTRCNDESFDVCVDGTCQPVGCDMMLGSQAKEDKCRVCRGDGSSCKTVSGVLDQTNLQVGYNDLLLIPTGATNVVINERAPSNNYLAIRNLTGFYHLNGNYRIDFPRTISFAGCDWHYERRPQGFAAPDRLTCLGPTVESVYLVLLAQDRNVGVQYEYSVSSAAAPVDEPDSYSWMYTEFQPCTVSCGGGVQSRNVTCNSKSSLREVDEGLCNTNEKPASTQKCGQQACPPRWFEGPWSNCSKPCGTEGKQTREVYCERLSADGETTKIEDDVCLEHVGNKPATERECNQGTICPEWHIGKWSPCNKLCGDGERSRKVICFRKENGRITVLDDGECITEKPIASEKCMLRPCEGVDYVTSSWSGCDECGATVETRTVHCASKSGTIYDMKFCEERAVPELRRECELTPCDYQWFTSTWSKCSAVCGTGVQTRTVVCGVFDGQSLKRADDDYKCDATLKPEKEQECKGPEECPGQWFAGPWTDCTKSCGGGVKSRKVICIANETVVPETNCNVDSIQLTTESCNANPCTEDDVIPVSVGTTISIEDDYDEDELCDEDEEVEGSGGSIDRLVDGDQEGEVTQEGVMMVTDDTSLAEGIEIGTSPSGTTETTLEADEVMLSDSTGFETGATSGADSATTESAVEGSGADDGKASDDEKPPPFISEPTDEGSGGGSDDEDEPVSRAVSDKTQPTTGATVSDKASTDDASSGTEPASTTELEAQSTTEPSSFASSSVDDASETSVSASSVDFSTTDSTDVTTDTTELDSSTTEHSESTTEIDSSTVSDDLSTTVQIAASSDIQSTTEDSIVSTTVAVSETSDSVSTTEVVEGSSTDVSATETDGATGTTALVGSDATEQSSSESSVTGTTPVSSASVSDASSTGETVTEVPADGSTTVAGSSDSTDATESTDDFTGSTVTEDGLEDTTYDIWSSSSTSATDDDDGTEEPAESSTPYTLSSVIAKEQKPRKCKPRPKVPKCAKSAYGCCPDGKTKATGPFSEGCSLPETCKETKFGCCPDGLSPATGPKDRGCPKSDCADTLFGCCPDKETPAEGNDQEGCPIETTTIGGCVISEFGCCDDGITEAKGPKSKGCPGVPEEEEPSATEKTTEPVPVPEGCASSQHGCCPDNTTEATGPNGEGCEPCSKEPYGCCPDGKTPAHGHNREGCCLQSPYGCCPDNVVPAQGPNQEGCECEYSPYGCCPDNKTSARGYGNAGCGCQYTEHGCCPDKETEAQGPNYEGCPCHAYQFGCCPDGATPAKGPHNQGCHCSHSEFKCCSDGQTAAKGPDGEGCTCAESKYGCCPDGSTEAQGSKFEGCTDVPESPQKACALPKDKGPCNTFVVKHFFDVEYGGCGRFWYGGCDGNNNRFDSADDCKAVCETPSGKDVCHLPKITGPCTGHYNMWYYDAERNLCSQFTYGGCLGNANRFEKLEDCKALCSVDDSKPPCEQPMEHGPCNGTFERWFYDKETDACQPFYYGGCKGNKNNYQSEASCNYHCKKPGVHKPSCSQPPEVGNCEAQQARWYFAGDSNKCMPFYFTGCGGNENHYVSRDQCEAQCPPKVEKDTCFLPAETGECQNYTAHWYFDTKDNRCRQFYYGGCGGNGNNFVDEQACINRCVDAKQEPPQTEAPQRRPPVAEPSPVDQFDRRYCQLPMDHGDRECKPYQGRFYFDSEKGVCTLFTYTGCGGNQNNFQTEAECEQSCGREQNVCELPQVQGDCDGNEERWFYDRRAQRCVAFSYSGCGGNGNNFYRQDECERQCSSPTQVDLRGPTEPEQPVQNVSRCEQIPEFGDGEDDLILHYYDAERQTCALFRYSGSGGNTNRFASVEECDRVCGLYRGVDVCKDGKDAGPCGDAIPRFYYDSRTHACYSFNYSGCEGNGNRFASAEECEGTCVHRRTDETHDPAANAVNPCERYEEECRLLQCQYGIAKSYDASNGCDRCQCNDPCDGHFCPPGTQCVVDVQSGRAVDASGSEFVGVCRATVKPGDCPPLANATQCTVDCSSDADCRGNNKCCDAGCARICIGPVDRPSGGVPAVPGVPGPTVLEEVPSEELDIKSEEGGVATLRCFATGYPPPSIRWRKGAIMLNTNQGRYVLTSTGDLQIVQLHRTDTGTYVCIADNGVGEPALREVQLTVNDPVPRDAYIAGNLNDSQVIQLGGPASLRCAAGGYPNPVVSWWRETFMMPLNMVNRDYSLNFASVRLQDLGPYVCQAYSGAGKGISRTVTLLAYGPVVPTSPVDEKYLKYVISGRPPPTVVVRPPQVDTYPTRGRPPYVPPVVTRPPVPVTVAIHFPQGRTPVPNSNFTINCTVDGYPKPMVNWLKDGQIMVPTARIHITDENLLIVTGALPSDSGQYKCLARNEHSEAFQEQSLHVEGIYVPPECTDNQLLAKCDLIVAGQYCNHKYYAKFCCRSCTLAGQINIGNRRY from the exons ATGATGAG ATACACAACATTGTTGGTGCTACTAGTGACCTTACAGCTTAGCTTTACGGAATCCAGGCGG TTCGGTCCTCGACACAAACGACAGCATAGCAGTAATCTGTACCAACCGGAGAGCTTCATTATACCGGGCGGCGAAGGATCGCGCAACGAACGGTGGAGCGACTGGGGTGCCCCGTCAAACTGTTCCCgcccgtgtggtggtggcgtcgcgTACCAGGAACGAGAATGTCTTGACACTGA TGCCAGTGGTACGCCTAGCTGCACCGGAGGAACGAAGAAATATTTTTCCTGCAATACTCAG GACTGCCCAGAACGGGAGCAGGACTTTCGCAAACAGCAGTGCTCGGAGTTCAACGATGTGCCATTCGAGGGACACCGGTACCAGTGGGTACCGTACACGCGGGCACCAAATCCTTGCGAGCTGAACTGCATGCCGTTCGGTGAGCGTTTCTATTACCGCCACCGATCGAAGGTGATCGATGGAACGCGGTGCAATGACGAATCGTTCGACGTGTGCGTCGATGGAACCTGCCAACCCGTCGGATGCGATATGATGCTGGGATCGCAGGCCAAAGAAGACAAATGTCGCGTCTGTCGGGGTGATGGTAGCTCGTGCAAAACCGTCAGCGGTGTTCTGGACCAGACCAACCTGCAGGTTGGCTACAACGACCTACTGCTCATTCCGACCGGTGCTACGAACGTGGTGATCAACGAAAGGGCCCCCTCGAACAACTATCTAGCGATACGCAATCTGACCGGTTTCTATCATCTGAACGGAAACTATCGGATTGACTTTCCGCGTACCATCTCGTTTGCCGGGTGCGATTGGCACTATGAGCGTCGTCCGCAGGGTTTCGCCGCTCCTGACAGGCTAACCTGTCTCGGTCCGACGGTGGAATCGGTGTACCTGGTACTGTTGGCGCAGGATCGCAATGTCGGTGTGCAGTACGAGTACAGTGTGTCgtcagcagcggcaccggtcGATGAACCGGACAGTTATTCCTGGATGTACACCGAATTTCAACCGTGTACCGTgagctgtggcggtggtgtacAGTCCCGTAACGTGACGTGCAACAGTAAAAGCTCACTCCGGGAAGTTGATGAAGGTTTGTGCAATACGAACGAAAAGCCAGCCTCAACGCAGAAGTGTGGTCAGCAAGCATGTCCACCCCGATGGTTCGAAGGTCCGTGGAGCAACTGTTCGAAACCGTGCGGAACGGAGGGGAAGCAGACGCGAGAGGTGTACTGCGAGCGACTATCGGCCGATGG GGAAACGACGAAGATCGAGGACGATGTGTGCCTGGAGCATGTCGGCAATAAGCCCGCGACGGAGCGGGAATGCAACCAGGGAACCATCTGTCCCGAGTGGCACATTGGAAAATGGTCTCCG TGCAACAAActgtgcggtgatggtgaacgTTCGCGAAAGGTGATCTGTTTCCGGAAAGAAAATGGCCGCATCACGGTGCTGGACGATGGTGAGTGCATTACGGAGAAACCGATTGCCAGCGAGAAGTGTATGCTGCGACCGTGCGAAGGAGTCGACTATGTGACATCGTCTTGGAGTGGG TGTGACGAGTGTGGCGCCACGGTAGAAACTCGTACGGTGCATTGTGCTTCGAAGAGCGGTACCATCTACGATATGAAGTTCTGCGAGGAGCGTGCAGTGCCGGAGTTGCGGCGGGAGTGCGAATTAACACCGTGCGATTATCAGTGGTTCACGTCCACCTGGAGCAAGTGTTCGGCCGTCTGCGGTACGGGTGTCCAGACGCGCACGGTCGTTTGCGGAGTGTTTGATGGTCAATCGCTGAAGCGAGCCGATGATGACTACAAGTGCGATGCAACGCTGAAGCCCGAGAAGGAACAGGAATGTAAAGGGCCGGAGGAGTGCCCTGGCCAGTGGTTCGCTGGTCCGTGGACCGATTGTACCAAGAGCTGCGGTGGTGGAGTGAAATCGCGTAAGGTGATCTGTATCGCCAATGAAACCGTCGTACCGGAGACGAACTGCAACGTGGACAGTATACAGCTGACGACGGAATCTTGTAACGCAAATCCGTGCACGGAGGATGACGTCATTCCGGTGTCGGTTGGTACGACGATCTCGATCGAGGACGATtacgatgaggatgagttgtgtgatgaggatgaggaagtgGAGGGCAGCGGAGGAAGCATTGACCGTTTGGTCGATGGTGACCAGGAAGGAGAGGTAACACAGGAGGGTGTTATGATGGTGACCGACGATACATCGTTGGCTGAAGGTATCGAAATTGGCACTAGCCCTAGCGGAACAACCGAGACCACGCTGGAAGCGGATGAAGTCATGCTGAGCGATTCGACCGGCTTTGAGACGGGTGCTACTTCGGGTGCGGATTCTGCGACCACCGAGAGCGCAGTTGAGGGGTCGGGTGCCGATGATGGTAAGGCATCGGATGATGAAAAACCACCTCCGTTCATCAGTGAACCGACGGACGAAGGATCTGGAGGAggcagcgacgacgaagacgaaccCGTTTCACGGGCAGTTTCCGATAAAACACAACCGACAACTGGCGCCACGGTATCGGACAAGGCTTCTACAGACGACGCTTCTTCCGGCACTGAGCCGGCCTCTACGACCGAGCTCGAGGCGCAGAGTACGACGGAGCCTTCCTCTTTCGCATCTTCTTCGGTGGATGATGCGTCCGAAACATCGGTGTCGGCTTCGAGTGTAGACTTCTCTACGACGGATTCCACGGACGTGACGACGGATACTACCGAGTTGGACAGCAGCACGACGGAGCATTCCGAATCTACAACCGAGATCGATAGCAGCACCGTGAGTGATGATCTGTCCACGACCGTGCAGATCGCTGCATCTTCAGATATTCAGAGTACGACTGAGGACAGCATCGTAAGTACTACTGTCGCCGTTTCCGAAACATCCGATAGTGTCAGTACTACGGAGGTGGTAGAAGGATCATCTACCGATGTTAGTGCCACAGAGACGGACGGAGCTACGGGCACTACAGCCCTCGTGGGATCTGATGCGACGGAGCAATCGAGTAGTGAATCTTCGGTTACGGGAACTACCCCGGTATCCTCTGCCAGTGTCAGTGACGCCAGTTCAACGGGTGAGACGGTCACGGAAGTGCCTGCAGATGGTAGCACGACTGTTGCCGGTTCGTCCGATTCGACAGACGCTACGGAATCGACGGATGACTTTACTGGTTCAACGGTCACCGAGGATGGGCTTGAAGATACTACGTACGACATttggtcatcgtcatcgaccagtgctactgatgatgatgatggtacggaGGAACCCGCCGAAAGCAGCACACCCTACACGCTCAGCTCGGTTATCGCCAAGGAACAGAAGCCACGCAAGTGTAAGCCAAGACCGAAGGTACCCAAGTGTGCCAAGTCCGCGTACGGTTGCTGCCCCGATGGTAAGACCAAGGCGACGGGTCCGTTTTCGGAGGGCTGCTCGCTGCCAGAGACCTGCAAGGAGACCAAGTTTGGTTGCTGCCCCGATGGTCTGTCTCCAGCGACGGGTCCCAAGGATCGCGGATGTCCGAAATCGGACTGTGCCGATACGCTGTTCGGTTGCTGTCCGGATAAGGAAACACCGGCCGAGGGTAACGATCAGGAGGGATGCCCGATTGAAACGACCACGATCGGTGGGTGTGTTATCAGTGAGTTCGGTTGCTGTGATGACGGTATTACCGAAGCCAAGGGTCCAAAATCCAAGGGTTGCCCAGGAGTtccggaagaggaggaaccaTCGGCCACGGAAAAGACAACggaaccggtgccagtgccggaaGGCTGTGCCAGCTCGCAACATGGATGCTGTCCAGACAACACAACGGAAGCCACGGGACCGAATGGTGAAGGGTGCGAACCGTGCAGCAAGGAACCGTACGGTTGTTGTCCCGATGGTAAAACTCCAGCGCATGGCCACAACCGTGAAGGATGTTGCCTGCAATCGCCGTACGGATGCTGTCCGGATAATGTGGTGCCTGCCCAGGGACCGAACCAAGAGGGTTGCGAGTGTGAATACTCACCGTATGGATGCTGTCCGGACAACAAGACATCAGCGCGTGGATACGGAAATGCAGGATGTGGTTGTCAGTACACGGAGCATGGGTGTTGTCCCGATAAGGAGACGGAAGCACAGGGACCGAACTACGAGGGATGTCCATGCCATGCGTACCAGTTCGGATGTTGTCCCGATGGTGCCACACCGGCCAAGGGACCGCACAATCAAGGATGCCACTGTTCACACAGTGAGTTCAAATGTTGTTCCGATGGCCAGACGGCCGCCAAGGGTCCCGATGGAGAGGGTTGTACCTGTGCGGAGAGCAAGTACGGTTGCTGCCCAGATGGAAGTACCGAGGCGCAGGGCAGCAAGTTTGAAGGGTGTACGGATGTACCTGAGTCACCGCAGAAGGCTTGCGCTTTACCGAAGGATAAGGGCCCATGTAACACCTTCGTCGTCAAGCATTTCTTCGACGTGGAATATGGTGGTTGTGGACGGTTCTGGTatggtggttgtgatggtaATAACAATCGTTTCGATTCCGCTGACGATTGTAAGGCCGTCTGTGAAACACCTTCCGGAAAGGATGTATGCCACCTGCCCAAGATCACGGGACCATGCACTGGGCACTACAACATGTGGTACTACGATGCGGAGCGCAATTTGTGCTCTCAATTCACGTACGGTGGGTGCCTTGGTAATGCCAATCGGTTCGAGAAGCTGGAAGACTGCAAAGCGTTGTGTAGTGTGGATGATTCGAAAC CACCATGCGAGCAGCCCATGGAACATGGACCTTGTAACGGTACCTTCGAACGTTGGTTCTACGACAAGGAAACGGATGCATGCCAACCATTCTACTACGGTGGTTGCAAGGGCAATAAGAACAACTACCAGTCGGAGGCATCGTGTAATTATCACTGCAAGAAACCAGGCGTGCACAAAC CGAGCTGTAGCCAGCCACCGGAAGTGGGTAACTGCGAGGCCCAGCAAGCCCGCTGGTACTTTGCCGGTGACAGTAACAAATGCATGCCCTTCTACTTTACCGGTTGTGGTGGGAATGAGAATCACTATGTCTCGCGCGACCAATGCGAAGCACAGTGTCCACCGAAGGTTG AAAAAGACACGTGCTTCCTTCCGGCGGAGACGGGCGAATGTCAGAACTACACGGCTCACTGGTACTTTGACACGAAGGATAACCGCTGCCGTCAGTTCTATTACGGTGGATGCGGTGGCAATGGCAACAACTTTGTGGATGAACAGGCATGCATCAATCGCTGTGTCGATGCAAAGCAGGAACCACCGCAAACGGAAGCTCCCCAAAGACGACCCCCGGTTGCGGAACCCAGTCCGGTGGATCAGTTTGATCGTCGCTATTGTCAGCTGCCGATGGATCATGGAGACCGAGAGTGCAAACCATACCAGGGACGGTTTTACTTCGATTCGGAGAAAGGTGTCTGTACCCTTTTCACCTACACCGGGTGTGGCGGAAATCAGAACAACTTCCAAACGGAGGCCGAATGCGAGCAGTCCTGTGGTCGGGAGCAGAACGTTTGCGAGTTGCCCCAGGTGCAAGGAGACTGCGATGGCAACGAGGAACGTTGGTTCTACGATCGTCGCGCGCAGCGCTGTGTTGCCTTCAGCTACAGTGGCTGTGGGGGCAATGGTAACAACTTCTATCGGCAGGATGAGTGTGAACGGCAGTGTAGCAGCCCAACGCAAGTGGATCTACGAGGACCGACAGAACCGGAGCAACCGGTGCAAAACGTTAGCCGTTGTGAGCAGATTCCAGagtttggtgatggtgaggacGATCTGATTCTGCATTACTACGATGCCGAACGACAAACGTGTGCACTGTTCCGATACAGTGGATCCGGTGGCAATACCAATCGATTCGCTTCGGTGGAAGAGTGTGATCGTGTCTGCGGTCTGTATCGTGGAGTTG ATGTGTGTAAAGATGGCAAGGATGCCGGTCCATGCGGGGACGCGATTCCCCGGTTCTACTACGATTCTCGAACACATGCGTGCTACTCGTTCAACTACAGTGGATGTGAGGGCAATGGCAATCGGTTCGCTAGTGCGGAAGAGTGTGAAGGAACGTGTGTCCATCGGCGAACGGACGAAACCCACGATCCAGCTG CGAATGCCGTTAATCCTTGCGAGCGCTACGAAGAGGAGTGCCGTTTACTGCAATGCCAGTACGGTATCGCCAAATCGTACGATGCCAGTAACGGTTGTGACCGATGCCAGTGCAATGATCCCTGCGATGGCCATTTCTGCCCACCGGGAACACAATGTGTGGTCGACGTACAGAGTGGTAGAGCGGTTGACGCCAGCGGTTCCGAGTTTGTGGGAGTGTGCAGGGCAACAGTCAAACCAGGAGACTGCCCACCACTagccaacgcaacgcaatgtACCGTAGACTGTTCCTCGGATGCCGATTGTCGGGGTAATAATAAGTGTTGCGATGCTGGCTGTGCCAGGATATGTATCGGACCTGTGGATCGACCTTCGGGTGGTGTACCGGCGGTTCCTGGTGTGCCGGGACCTACCGTACTGGAGGAAGTGCCCTCTGAAGAGCTTGACATCAAGTCAGAGGAAGGAGGTGTGGCTACGCTCCGTTGCTTCGCTACCGGCtacccaccaccatccattcGGTGGAGGAAGGGAGCAATCATG CTCAATACGAATCAAGGAAGGTACGTGCTCACCTCGACAGGAGATTTGCAGATCGTACAGCTACATCGTACTGATACTGGAACTTACGTTTGCATCGCTGATAACGGCGTCGGTGAACCAGCCCTACGAGAGGTGCAGCTTACGGTCAACG ATCCGGTTCCGCGGGATGCCTATATTGCGGGTAATCTGAACGATTCGCAAGTGATACAGCTGGGCGGGCCAGCCTCACTGCGCTGTGCGGCCGGTGGCTATCCCAACCCGGTCGTCAGTTGGTGGCGCGAAACGTTCATGATGCCACTCAATATGGTAAACCGCGATTACTCGCTTAACTTTGCGAGCGTTCGCCTGCAGGATTTGGGTCCGTATGTGTGTCAAGCTTACTCCGGTGCTGGGAAAGGCATATCGCGCACAGTAACTCTGCTTGCCTATGGACCAGTCGTACCGACTAGCCCGGTTGACGAGAAGTACCTTAAGTACGTTATTAGTGGCCGTCCaccgccaacggtggtggtgcgtccTCCGCAAGTCGATACTTACCCAACACGAGGCCGACCGCCTTATGTTCCACCGGTTGTGACTCGACCACCAG TTCCCGTTACGGTAGCGATACACTTCCCGCAAGGACGCACTCCGGTACCGAACAGCAACTTTACCATCAACTGTACGGTTGACGGATATCCGAAACCAATGGTGAACTGGCTCAAGGATGGACAGATTATGGTGCCGACCGCGCGTATTCACATCACCGACGAAAATCTGCTGATTGTAACTGGAGCTTTACCATCCGATAGCGGTCAATACAAGTGTCTCGCCAGAAACGAACATTCGGAAGCTTTCCAGGAACAAAGTTTGCACGTTGAAG GTATTTATGTGCCACCAGAATGTACGGATAATCAGCTGCTAGCAAAGTGCGATCTGATCGTCGCTGGGCAATACTGCAACCACAAGTACTACGCAAAGTTCTGCTGCCGATCGTGCACGCTGGCTGGTCAGATAAACATAGGCAATCGCCGTTAttag